CGGGGGCAGTAGCTCCTGTAGCTTCGACAATTGTTGGTGATATTTATAAAAATGAAGAGAGGGCACGCGTTCAAGGGTATCTATCGAGCGTGTGGGGCATTTCGGCTGTCATGGGGCCAGCTTTGGGCGGCTTGCTCGTTGAGTCCCTGACTTGGAAGCTTGTCTTCTGGATAAATATCCCTTTGGGCTTATTATCTTTTATTGGGATTTGGTTTTTCCTTCATGAAAATATCGAAAAGAAAAAACGTGATATCGATTACCTAGGTGCAACGCTATTGACGTTATCCATATCCACTCTTATGGTGATACTCGTAGAAGGAGGAGTGAAATGGTCATGGGCTTCAGCTCCAGTCATATCCTTGGCATTAGTGGCCATCATCACCTTCATCTTATTCATTCTTCAGGAAAAGAAAGCGGCCGAACCGATGATGCCATTTGAAATTTGGCAGGAGCGTTCCATTCTGATTGCCAATCTTGTATCCCTGACGACAGGGGTGATGATGATCGGATTATCAAGTTTCCTCCCGACATTCGTTCAGGGGGTGATGGAACGCTCGCCTACGGTAGCTGGTTTTACATTGACAGCCATGTCAATTGGCTGGCCGATCGCATCAATGGTCTCTGGCAGGTTATTGATGAAAATAGGATTCAAATCAACCTCCCTCCTTGGAGGGTGTTCATTGATCCTTGGGAGCTTGATCCTGGTGTGGATGAAGCCGGAGGCTGGGCCGATTATTGCTGCCATGGGATCCTTCTTTGTCGGTGTAGGCATGGGCTTGACTTCTACCTCATTCATTGTCGTCATTCAAAAAACCGTCAGCTGGGAACGAAGGGGCATTGCGACAGCTTCCAATATGTTCATGCGTAATTTAGGAAATACTGTAGGTGCTGCATTACTTGGAGGAATCATGAATATGAGGCTTCAAGCCTACTTGAATGAACATGCGCCAGCCGGCTCGGGAGTGACGATAGATACGGCAAATAAACTGTTGAACAGTGAAGAACGCATGTCGCTTCCTGAAAATGTGGTAAATGTTTTACAGGAAGGACTTACATTGTCTCTACAGACTATTTATCTAATTGTTCTAGTCTTCTCTGTAATCAGCTTCCTGTTACTTACGAGACTAAGGAAGAATAAGAAGGCGTAGGGAAAAAAGGCAGACTCTTTATATGGAGAGTTTGCCTTTGCATTTAAGGAAACGCGACTCTGATGACCAATTGAATTAACAATGCGATCGTAACCGAATGTAAAATGAATTTCAATTGTCGAGTGGAGATTTTTTGCGCCACACGCAAGGCTAGCTGTGATCCGATAAGGGAACCGATCGTGTAATAAATGGCAATCTCCCATGCAATGTTACCGGCAATGAAATAGGTAATGAATGCAGCTGTACAGCTAATGAAAGTTTGGAATCTAGTAAAGGCCAGGGATTGAAGGTAGGTGGCACCATTTCTTAAAAAGGTATACATGAGCATGGTTGCCTGTCCGGGTCCGAACATTCCGTCATAGACACTGATTCCGAATAGGGATGGATAAACCTTTTTTGGGAGATGCCAATCCGATTCATCGGAAGGTTGCGGTTTTTTTATGAAATTCATGATCAAAGCGACAGTCAAGAGACAGATGGCTAACAAATTCATTGCCTTCTCAGAGAATGAATTAGCAAGCAGGCCACCGCATAAGCCACCGAAAAGGGCAAATGGGATTAACTGGAGGGCATCCTTCAATTTTAGCTGTTTTTTCTTGAATAAAATATAAAAGCTAGAAAAAGAAGAAAACATATTGGAAAATTTGACTGAACCAATAACCTGGTGTATGGGTAAACCTATCAAAAGAAGGGATGGCATTCCGATAAGGCCGCCGCTCCCAGCCAATGTGCCGACAAAGGATGCTGCAAAACTGATGACAAGCAGTAAAATGATCGTCAAAGGATATTCACCCCGTTTCTTTTCTCTTGTATTATAAGCCGACTTTGTTGATAATAAAATTTAAATAAATTAAATCATCATGATAAGAATTAATTATCAAGAGGTTGGTGTGTATGTCATTTTCAGAATTTCATTTATTATCCGTGCTTGCTCAGGAAATGAATATGAGAAAAGCAGCTGAGCGGTTGTTCGTTTCCCAGCCGGCTTTATCACAGCGTTTACAATCCATAGAAAAGGATTGGGGCTCGAAACTGTTTCTGCGTTCACAAAAAGGGCTGTCACTGACGCCTGCAGGTGAAGCGGTAATTCGTTTGGCCAATGAGGTCATCGAAAAAGAAGAAAAGGTCAGGGAAAGTATTCAAGCTATGGACCATGAAGTATATGGGACTTTGAAAATAGCCTGTGCTTCGATTGTCGGCCAAAATTGGCTGCCCCAAGTATTGAAAAAGTTCGTTCAAAAATATCCGTATGCCAAAATTTCCTTAATCACTGGCTGGAGCAGTGAAATTTTAAAGTCTTTGTATGAAGGACAGGTGCATATTGGCATCATAAGGGGAGCCCCGGATTGGAAAGGGGTAAAACAGCATTTGTTTACGGATATGCTTTATTTGGTGGATACTGAAATGAAGGAACTGAATCAAGTGTTCGAAACGGACCGGCCATTCATTCAGTTTAAAAGCGATTCGAATTATTATCAGGAAATCCAGGACTGGTGGCATCGGCAATTTAAAACGACGCCAAAAAACACCATTGTCGTGGATCAAATCGAAACATGCAAACAAATGGTGTTCAATGGTATAGGATATGCAATCCTGCCAGCCATCACTTTACATGATAAAGATACGAATGTTTTTAAAATCCCTCTACTGGATGGGCATAACCACTCAATCGAACGAGATACATGGCTTTGCGGCTATGAATCTGCCTTCCAGTTAAAGCAAGTGCAAGCATTCACGGAAGTGGTGAAAGAGCATATTCGCGACCAAGGAATGTTATAGGTCAGCTGACGAAAATGTCAATAGGGGAGAATAATATATAAGAGTGACATTCAACTTGTCTTGCCGGCAGTTGTCTGGTAAATTTAAAACGAGTAATGATACATATTTAGGAGGTTTACCCGGAATGAATAAAATGGATGCAAACGAAATTATTTCTTTTATCTCAAATAGTAAAAAATCTACACCTGTAAAGGTATATGTCAAAGGCGATTTAGAAGGCATGGATTTTGGTCCAGCTTCTAAAACTTTCATAACAGGAAATACAGGTGTTGTATTCGGTGAGTGGTCTGAAGTCGAAGAAGCAATCAAGGCAGCAGGATCAAAAATCGAGGATTATGTAGTTGAAAATGATCGCCGAAACTCTGCCATTCCTTTATTGGACCTAAAAGGCATCAAAGCCCGTATCGAGCCTGGCGCAATAATCCGTGACCAAGTATCCATTGGAGACAACGCAGTAATCATGATGGGTGCATCAATCAATATTGGTTCTGTCATCGGTGAAGGCACAATGATCGACATGAACGCAATACTGGGCGGGCGTGCAACAGTGGGTAAAAACTGTCACGTAGGTGCAGGTGCCGTTTTAGCAGGTGTCATCGAGCCGCCTTCCGCACAACCGGTCATTTTGGAAGATGATGTTTTAATCGGAGCTAATGCGGTCGTACTAGAAGGTGTGAAAATCGGTCAAGGTTCAGTTGTGGCGGCTGGTGCAGTTGTAACGAAAGACGTTCCTCCTTACTCCGTGGCTGCTGGTATCCCGGCGAGGGTCATTAAACAAATTGACGAAAAAACAAAATCAAAAACAGAAATCATGCAAGAACTTCGTCAACTTTAATTTCTTTAGTGAATATTGCCTGAAGCGTGGATAAATATATCCACGCTTTCTGTATAGGAGGAAATAATGTGAAAATAAATCCTTTTGCCGAGATCCGGCGTGATTTGCATCAAATACCGGAGATAGGGTTCAAAGAATTCAAGACGCAGCAATACCTACTGAATTACATAATGAAACTGGCCCCGGAGCGAATGGAAATAGAAACTTGGCGGACTGGGATATTCGTGAAAGTGAAGGGAATGAACCCGCGGAAAACAATTGGCTACCGGGCTGATATTGACGGTCTGCCGATAAAAGAGGAAACTGGATTGCCGTTCGCATCCAACCACGATGAATATATGCATGCCTGCGGTCATGATTTTCATATGAGCATAGGTTTGGGATTATTGACATATTTCACCGAAAATCCAATCGATGATGACTTGCTATTCATCTTCCAGCCCGCAGAAGAGGGTCCTGGCGGAGCTGAACCCATGCTTAAATCGGAAACGATGAAAAAATGGAAGCCGGATATGATTCTTGCATTACATATTGCTCCAGAGTATCCAGTTGGGACGATTGCCGTTAAAGAAGGGCTTCTATTTGCCAATACATCTGAATTATTCATCGATTTGAGGGGGAAAGGAGGGCATGCAGCCTATCCGCATGAAACAAATGACATGGTCATTGCGGCATGCTCGCTTGTAGGGCAGCTGCAAACAATCGTTTCCAGGAATGTCAATCCACTTGATTCAGCTGTCATTACAGTTGGGAAGATTACTGGAGGCACCGTTCAAAATATTATTGCGGAGACAGCGCGGTTAGAAGGCACAATACGCACCCTTAACCCCGAATCGATGGTAAAGGTCAAGGCAAGAATAAAAGCGCTTGTGGATGGCATACAAGTGGGATATGAGTGCTTGGCTGAAATCGACTATGGTGCGATGTATCACCAGGTGTATAATGAAGAACGGTTGACCCGGGAATTCATGGAATTTACAGAGAAGTCAACTGCTGTTCATTTGCATCGCTGTACGGAAGCGATGACTGGTGAAGATTTTGGTTATATGTTAAAGGAGATTCCAGGATTCATGTTCTGGCTGGGGGTTTCATCGGATTACGGATTG
The DNA window shown above is from Peribacillus sp. FSL P2-0133 and carries:
- a CDS encoding N-acetyldiaminopimelate deacetylase, which produces MNPFAEIRRDLHQIPEIGFKEFKTQQYLLNYIMKLAPERMEIETWRTGIFVKVKGMNPRKTIGYRADIDGLPIKEETGLPFASNHDEYMHACGHDFHMSIGLGLLTYFTENPIDDDLLFIFQPAEEGPGGAEPMLKSETMKKWKPDMILALHIAPEYPVGTIAVKEGLLFANTSELFIDLRGKGGHAAYPHETNDMVIAACSLVGQLQTIVSRNVNPLDSAVITVGKITGGTVQNIIAETARLEGTIRTLNPESMVKVKARIKALVDGIQVGYECLAEIDYGAMYHQVYNEERLTREFMEFTEKSTAVHLHRCTEAMTGEDFGYMLKEIPGFMFWLGVSSDYGLHHAKLSPDETAIELAINHLTDYITFKGSEA
- a CDS encoding MDR family MFS transporter — protein: MGQEVNSAKVQNKKLKRPFILAAIMLAMFMNAIEGTIVSTAMPAIVSDLGGFSLYSWVFSGYLLMNAVTVLIYGKLSDILGRKPVLLFGIIVFLIGSLLCGFADSMTELIIYRFIQGFGAGAVAPVASTIVGDIYKNEERARVQGYLSSVWGISAVMGPALGGLLVESLTWKLVFWINIPLGLLSFIGIWFFLHENIEKKKRDIDYLGATLLTLSISTLMVILVEGGVKWSWASAPVISLALVAIITFILFILQEKKAAEPMMPFEIWQERSILIANLVSLTTGVMMIGLSSFLPTFVQGVMERSPTVAGFTLTAMSIGWPIASMVSGRLLMKIGFKSTSLLGGCSLILGSLILVWMKPEAGPIIAAMGSFFVGVGMGLTSTSFIVVIQKTVSWERRGIATASNMFMRNLGNTVGAALLGGIMNMRLQAYLNEHAPAGSGVTIDTANKLLNSEERMSLPENVVNVLQEGLTLSLQTIYLIVLVFSVISFLLLTRLRKNKKA
- the dapD gene encoding 2,3,4,5-tetrahydropyridine-2,6-dicarboxylate N-acetyltransferase, coding for MNKMDANEIISFISNSKKSTPVKVYVKGDLEGMDFGPASKTFITGNTGVVFGEWSEVEEAIKAAGSKIEDYVVENDRRNSAIPLLDLKGIKARIEPGAIIRDQVSIGDNAVIMMGASINIGSVIGEGTMIDMNAILGGRATVGKNCHVGAGAVLAGVIEPPSAQPVILEDDVLIGANAVVLEGVKIGQGSVVAAGAVVTKDVPPYSVAAGIPARVIKQIDEKTKSKTEIMQELRQL
- a CDS encoding LysR family transcriptional regulator encodes the protein MSFSEFHLLSVLAQEMNMRKAAERLFVSQPALSQRLQSIEKDWGSKLFLRSQKGLSLTPAGEAVIRLANEVIEKEEKVRESIQAMDHEVYGTLKIACASIVGQNWLPQVLKKFVQKYPYAKISLITGWSSEILKSLYEGQVHIGIIRGAPDWKGVKQHLFTDMLYLVDTEMKELNQVFETDRPFIQFKSDSNYYQEIQDWWHRQFKTTPKNTIVVDQIETCKQMVFNGIGYAILPAITLHDKDTNVFKIPLLDGHNHSIERDTWLCGYESAFQLKQVQAFTEVVKEHIRDQGML
- a CDS encoding sulfite exporter TauE/SafE family protein; this encodes MTIILLLVISFAASFVGTLAGSGGLIGMPSLLLIGLPIHQVIGSVKFSNMFSSFSSFYILFKKKQLKLKDALQLIPFALFGGLCGGLLANSFSEKAMNLLAICLLTVALIMNFIKKPQPSDESDWHLPKKVYPSLFGISVYDGMFGPGQATMLMYTFLRNGATYLQSLAFTRFQTFISCTAAFITYFIAGNIAWEIAIYYTIGSLIGSQLALRVAQKISTRQLKFILHSVTIALLIQLVIRVAFP